In Chryseobacterium oranimense, a single window of DNA contains:
- a CDS encoding AraC family transcriptional regulator, whose product MNDIPQHKLVKPDPSIADFVYCFSSIQNLSSITEGVIIPNGKIDLSFYRNPDGQFHISLLGLETKPKITPEQNISTFFAINFNPLAVEYILHHSIADILNTAKSLPDNFWDFSIDDLNDFDLFCEKATRKIQSLLPIEIDVRKHKLFELITATSGEISVKELSEKVSWSARQINQYFNQQFGLSLKAYCSILRFQASLSHIKEGKLFPQLNYYDQSHFIKEIKKLSGASPKELFKNKDRRFLQFLISDKK is encoded by the coding sequence ATGAATGATATTCCTCAACATAAGCTCGTAAAACCCGACCCGTCGATTGCCGATTTTGTCTATTGCTTTTCATCGATACAAAATCTGTCTTCTATTACCGAAGGCGTGATTATTCCGAACGGAAAAATTGATCTTTCCTTTTACAGAAATCCAGACGGTCAATTTCACATTTCTCTTTTAGGGCTGGAAACAAAGCCTAAGATCACACCGGAACAAAATATTTCAACTTTTTTTGCCATTAATTTTAATCCGCTTGCCGTAGAATATATTTTACACCACTCTATTGCAGACATTCTGAATACAGCAAAATCTTTGCCTGATAATTTTTGGGATTTCAGCATCGATGATCTGAACGATTTTGATTTGTTCTGTGAAAAAGCCACCCGAAAAATACAATCGCTTTTACCAATAGAAATAGATGTCCGGAAACACAAACTTTTTGAATTGATTACTGCAACCAGCGGCGAAATTTCAGTAAAGGAACTTTCAGAAAAAGTGTCCTGGAGCGCAAGACAGATCAATCAATATTTCAATCAGCAATTTGGTCTTTCATTGAAGGCATATTGCAGTATCCTGCGTTTCCAGGCTTCGCTTTCACATATCAAGGAGGGCAAGCTTTTTCCGCAGCTAAATTATTACGACCAGTCGCATTTCATCAAAGAAATCAAAAAACTTTCAGGTGCCTCGCCCAAAGAGTTATTTAAAAACAAAGACCGCCGATTTTTACAATTTTTAATAAGTGATAAGAAATAA
- a CDS encoding TonB-dependent receptor, with the protein MKKLTSTLAIALFFASIQSYAQIQVSGKIEDSQGKLPQAKVLTYDKKTFVLTDNQGNFSITIPEGSASIIVSYEGYTDKMVDIDISVNPKVADLGVIVLENREQTKSIEGVVITSAYKPSQARALNIKKNSETISDVLASDAIGKLPDRNAAEAIQRLPAVTIERDMGEGRFAAVRGTPIQWSSSTLNGNRMPSASGDYANRGLQMDIFPSELIQFVKLSKTLTPDMDGDAIGGTIDFITKTAVSKETLSVNVAGGFVNQSKSPSYNASIVYGNKITDKLRFITSAVIWNRDTGIDNFQMVYDFNNKDRVKSFAINQLQLRDYIAQRRTLGFNGALDYQINKNNKLYFKGLYSQYIDGQNVRETYFNFNTKNVQLQARHSDYVTDLYSFDLGGEHKLSDKLKLDWSLVKARSSFEFNSPKNLSKEERGYPIVLFRQNMTYGNLSADGLKYLAMDSPDGIGDASDVVLPHNLSALDPAQIYLYQTIISRNKNSERDYRGQFNFSYRLNDKINLKAGGKLVDKDKNFVSSVYVWMPSKLMGIPGSAPLVYLNQLQTEDFAYNGGFLNPLGQPYNNVIINQITNGQIDQMYTPEFMAANTMFNVQGANTASNLAASYSGKENVYSAYVMGNFRLTEKLTMIGGFRNEYNVTNFKGSSVVIKGNTTVAEPVEKENTYNAFLPMVNMKYNVDENTIFRASYTRSFARPDFSDLNPGLQINDALQTITEGNAELKPTYANSFDLMFEKYFSNLGIISVGSFYKSLNSIIYQDQTTEQRNGLVYLKSSPRNLEKGWLFGLEANFSKRFTELPGFLQHFGFEGNYTFVDSKTEIPVYNGTSVEKIETTLPKQAKHIFNASIFYETDKLMLRLAGNYKGKYLNAIRSLAGPDHYQWFDKNFTLDATASYALSKKIRLFAELNNLFNEPNRFYHGKQDRTESVSYTGFRGQMGVSLNF; encoded by the coding sequence ATGAAAAAACTAACATCTACTTTGGCTATTGCACTTTTCTTTGCTTCAATACAATCTTATGCACAGATTCAGGTAAGCGGAAAGATAGAAGACTCACAAGGGAAACTTCCGCAGGCAAAAGTTCTGACTTATGACAAGAAAACCTTTGTTCTGACAGATAATCAGGGGAATTTCAGTATTACCATTCCTGAAGGTTCTGCTTCTATTATTGTATCCTACGAAGGGTATACCGATAAAATGGTTGATATTGATATCTCTGTCAATCCAAAGGTGGCAGATTTAGGAGTCATTGTCCTGGAAAATAGAGAACAAACAAAAAGCATTGAAGGCGTTGTTATTACTTCCGCCTACAAACCTTCCCAGGCCAGGGCTTTGAATATTAAAAAGAATTCCGAAACAATCTCTGATGTTCTGGCTTCCGATGCCATCGGAAAACTTCCGGACAGAAACGCAGCAGAAGCCATCCAGAGACTACCTGCCGTCACCATTGAAAGAGACATGGGAGAAGGCCGTTTTGCAGCCGTAAGAGGAACGCCTATCCAGTGGAGCTCATCCACGCTCAATGGAAACAGAATGCCAAGTGCCAGTGGAGATTATGCCAACCGGGGACTACAGATGGATATTTTTCCTTCGGAACTCATCCAGTTTGTAAAGTTGTCAAAAACACTTACTCCTGATATGGACGGGGATGCCATCGGGGGAACGATAGATTTTATTACAAAAACAGCTGTAAGCAAAGAAACACTGTCTGTAAATGTGGCAGGAGGTTTTGTTAATCAATCCAAATCTCCTAGCTATAATGCTTCTATAGTGTATGGAAACAAAATCACAGATAAACTGCGATTCATTACTTCAGCTGTGATATGGAACAGAGACACCGGGATAGATAATTTCCAGATGGTGTATGATTTTAATAATAAAGACAGGGTTAAATCTTTTGCGATCAATCAGTTACAGCTTAGGGATTATATTGCGCAAAGAAGAACTTTAGGCTTTAATGGAGCTTTGGATTATCAGATCAATAAAAATAATAAGCTTTATTTCAAAGGGTTGTACAGCCAGTATATTGACGGGCAGAACGTTCGTGAGACCTATTTTAATTTCAATACAAAAAATGTTCAGCTTCAGGCAAGGCATTCGGATTATGTTACAGATCTTTATTCCTTTGATCTTGGGGGTGAGCACAAATTATCAGATAAGTTAAAACTCGACTGGTCCTTAGTAAAAGCAAGATCAAGCTTCGAATTCAATTCTCCCAAAAATCTGAGTAAAGAGGAAAGAGGCTATCCGATTGTTCTGTTCAGGCAGAATATGACTTATGGAAACCTCTCAGCCGACGGATTAAAATACCTGGCAATGGATTCTCCCGACGGTATCGGTGATGCTTCCGATGTTGTCCTGCCGCATAACCTGAGTGCATTGGATCCGGCACAGATCTACCTTTATCAGACCATTATCAGCAGGAATAAAAACAGTGAAAGAGATTATAGGGGACAGTTTAATTTCAGCTACAGGCTTAATGACAAAATCAATTTAAAAGCTGGAGGAAAATTAGTTGATAAAGATAAAAATTTTGTTTCAAGCGTGTACGTTTGGATGCCTTCCAAGCTGATGGGAATACCGGGATCAGCACCTCTTGTTTATCTGAATCAGCTGCAAACAGAAGATTTCGCCTATAATGGAGGGTTTCTGAATCCTTTAGGCCAGCCTTACAACAATGTTATCATCAACCAGATTACCAACGGGCAGATCGATCAGATGTACACTCCGGAATTTATGGCAGCCAATACCATGTTCAATGTACAGGGAGCCAATACTGCAAGTAATCTTGCCGCTTCGTATTCTGGAAAGGAAAATGTGTACTCAGCATATGTGATGGGAAATTTCAGGCTGACTGAGAAATTGACGATGATCGGTGGATTCAGAAATGAATATAATGTGACCAATTTCAAAGGTAGCAGTGTTGTCATAAAAGGAAATACTACAGTCGCGGAACCTGTTGAAAAAGAGAATACATACAATGCCTTCCTGCCAATGGTAAATATGAAGTATAATGTGGATGAAAATACGATCTTCCGGGCTTCGTACACGAGGTCGTTTGCAAGGCCTGACTTCAGTGACCTTAACCCAGGATTACAAATCAATGATGCCCTTCAGACCATTACAGAAGGTAATGCCGAGCTGAAACCTACGTATGCCAACAGTTTTGACCTGATGTTTGAAAAATATTTTTCCAATTTGGGAATCATTTCCGTGGGAAGTTTCTATAAAAGTTTAAACAGCATTATCTACCAGGACCAGACGACGGAACAGAGAAACGGACTGGTATATCTTAAAAGCTCGCCCCGAAATCTGGAGAAAGGCTGGCTGTTCGGTCTGGAAGCCAATTTCAGCAAACGTTTTACAGAATTGCCGGGCTTTTTGCAGCATTTCGGATTCGAAGGAAACTACACTTTTGTGGATTCAAAAACCGAAATACCGGTATATAACGGGACGTCAGTGGAAAAAATCGAAACCACTTTACCTAAACAGGCAAAACACATCTTCAATGCAAGCATTTTCTATGAAACGGATAAGCTGATGTTAAGGCTGGCCGGAAATTACAAAGGAAAGTACCTCAATGCTATCCGTTCTCTGGCCGGACCTGATCATTATCAGTGGTTTGATAAAAACTTTACCCTTGATGCTACGGCTTCTTATGCCCTTTCAAAGAAAATAAGGCTTTTTGCCGAGCTTAATAATCTTTTCAACGAACCCAACAGATTCTATCACGGGAAACAGGACAGAACGGAAAGTGTTTCCTATACAGGCTTCCGTGGACAGATGGGAGTTTCACTCAACTTTTAA
- a CDS encoding phosphatidylinositol-specific phospholipase C1-like protein: MKKIILSTFGLLSVLAMAQNKKEFSGYPKDLKINQIQVLGTHNSYAKPVDPKVLKMAGTIMEKFKGSFLNNMSPEEKAKFQEYHPNGLDFAEALNYNHPDFNEQLNAGMRNIEIDVYYDPTGNRFNKPASYEMLKKQGITDLAPFSTEDLDKPGFKVMHIADLDFRTHYTTFKKALQALKDWSDKNPGHIPVFIQVEAKDSGLPIFPNAAEVLKFDQKAFDDLDQEVLSVLGRDKIIAPDDVKGKYKTLNEAVLHHNWPTVNDSKGKFVFILLPSSAGISNNESPYLAGHPNLKGRMMFIESAPGKDYSAFILYDNAIVRQNEIQKLVKEGYLVRTRSDIETYEAKVNDRTREKAAFSSGAQVVSTDFFRKGNTYGTDYYVTMPNGETARCNPVNSPKNCPK; this comes from the coding sequence ATGAAAAAAATAATACTATCCACATTCGGATTGTTATCGGTATTGGCTATGGCACAGAATAAAAAAGAATTCAGCGGATATCCGAAAGATTTGAAAATTAATCAGATCCAGGTATTGGGAACCCACAACAGTTATGCAAAACCTGTAGATCCCAAAGTTTTAAAAATGGCAGGCACTATTATGGAAAAATTCAAAGGTTCTTTTTTGAATAATATGTCGCCGGAAGAGAAAGCCAAGTTTCAGGAATATCATCCCAACGGACTCGATTTTGCTGAAGCATTAAATTACAATCATCCCGATTTTAACGAACAGCTCAATGCCGGTATGAGGAATATTGAAATTGACGTTTACTATGATCCTACAGGAAACAGATTCAATAAACCAGCTTCCTACGAAATGCTGAAAAAGCAGGGAATAACGGATCTTGCCCCTTTTTCTACCGAAGATCTGGATAAGCCGGGTTTCAAAGTAATGCATATTGCGGATCTGGATTTCAGGACCCATTATACCACTTTTAAAAAAGCACTTCAGGCGTTGAAAGACTGGTCCGACAAAAATCCTGGTCATATTCCTGTTTTCATCCAGGTTGAAGCTAAAGATTCCGGATTGCCTATTTTCCCTAACGCTGCCGAAGTGCTTAAATTTGATCAGAAAGCATTTGACGATCTGGATCAGGAAGTACTTTCCGTATTGGGAAGAGATAAAATTATTGCTCCGGATGATGTGAAAGGAAAGTATAAAACCCTCAATGAAGCGGTACTGCATCATAACTGGCCGACGGTAAATGATTCAAAAGGAAAATTTGTTTTTATACTGTTGCCATCAAGTGCCGGGATCAGCAATAATGAATCTCCTTATTTGGCAGGGCATCCCAACCTTAAAGGAAGAATGATGTTTATAGAATCTGCTCCCGGAAAGGATTATTCAGCTTTCATACTTTATGATAACGCAATTGTAAGACAAAACGAAATTCAGAAGCTGGTAAAAGAAGGATACCTTGTGAGAACCCGTTCAGACATAGAAACGTATGAAGCAAAGGTAAACGACAGGACAAGAGAGAAAGCAGCGTTCAGCAGCGGAGCACAGGTTGTTTCCACAGATTTTTTCAGGAAAGGGAATACCTATGGAACAGATTATTATGTAACGATGCCTAATGGTGAAACTGCAAGATGCAATCCTGTGAATTCTCCAAAAAACTGTCCTAAGTAA
- a CDS encoding NAD(P)/FAD-dependent oxidoreductase, with protein sequence MLIQNKKIAIVGGGPAGLTLARLLQMQDGDVKVYERDLNRNVRVQGSTLDLHETTGLEALKRAGLLDEFYKHHRPEASKMILADKSLNIHFDDRNFAKTISETRPEIDRAPLRDILLNSLQPDTVVWDSRFISMEKQNDGWLLHFSNGTSAYADLVIAADGASSKIRPYLSDIKAVFSGITLIQGDIYEVEKNESKLFSFGKIMAFDDEKMLGYGTKGDGSIMFIAAFKTSENWLSESKIDFSNQEQVTAWFKQEFSNWSENWQELFTNESVHFTPRPQYYYPFDQTWETQENLTMIGDAAHKMPPFAGEGANVAMQDAFELAECLTSNTFSDIKAAIAHFEKNMVERGAAATQDTLENMERMFSKSGLEQMISFFNQVEHEI encoded by the coding sequence ATGCTTATACAAAATAAAAAAATCGCCATTGTTGGTGGCGGACCGGCTGGATTAACCTTAGCCAGATTATTACAAATGCAAGATGGTGATGTTAAAGTCTATGAAAGAGACCTCAACCGAAATGTCCGTGTGCAGGGCTCCACTCTGGATCTTCACGAAACAACAGGCCTGGAAGCTTTGAAACGTGCAGGTCTGCTCGATGAATTTTACAAACATCACCGCCCTGAAGCAAGCAAAATGATATTGGCGGATAAATCGCTCAACATACATTTTGACGATCGCAATTTTGCAAAAACTATTTCTGAAACCCGCCCTGAGATTGACCGTGCGCCATTGCGTGATATTTTATTAAATTCTTTACAGCCCGATACCGTTGTCTGGGACAGCCGTTTTATTTCTATGGAAAAGCAAAACGACGGCTGGCTTTTGCATTTCAGTAACGGAACAAGTGCTTATGCAGATTTGGTCATTGCTGCTGACGGAGCTAGTTCAAAAATCCGTCCTTACCTCAGCGATATTAAAGCAGTTTTTTCAGGTATTACACTGATTCAGGGGGATATTTACGAAGTGGAAAAAAACGAATCCAAACTGTTTTCTTTTGGAAAAATAATGGCTTTTGATGATGAAAAAATGTTAGGTTATGGTACAAAAGGCGACGGCTCAATTATGTTTATAGCTGCCTTCAAAACTTCTGAAAACTGGCTTTCTGAAAGTAAAATTGATTTCAGTAATCAAGAACAGGTGACCGCCTGGTTTAAGCAGGAATTTTCCAACTGGAGCGAAAATTGGCAGGAATTATTTACCAATGAAAGTGTTCACTTTACTCCGCGTCCGCAATATTATTACCCGTTCGATCAAACCTGGGAAACTCAGGAAAATTTAACGATGATCGGCGATGCAGCCCACAAAATGCCTCCATTTGCAGGTGAAGGTGCCAACGTAGCAATGCAGGACGCATTTGAATTAGCCGAGTGTTTAACGAGCAATACCTTCTCTGATATAAAAGCCGCCATCGCCCATTTTGAAAAAAACATGGTAGAAAGAGGAGCAGCAGCAACACAAGATACTCTGGAAAATATGGAAAGAATGTTCTCAAAAAGCGGATTGGAGCAAATGATTTCGTTTTTTAATCAGGTGGAGCATGAAATCTGA